The Bacteroides acidifaciens genome includes a region encoding these proteins:
- a CDS encoding thioredoxin family protein, translated as MKEKKVAREERNQEKLANADWVMAEFYATWCPHCQHMKPVVEEFKKLMEGTLEVVEVDVDQETALTDFYTIEATPTFILLRKGQQLWRQSGELTLERLERAVKGFKS; from the coding sequence ATGAAAGAGAAGAAAGTAGCCCGTGAGGAACGGAATCAAGAGAAGCTGGCTAATGCCGATTGGGTAATGGCGGAATTTTACGCAACGTGGTGTCCTCATTGCCAGCATATGAAACCTGTCGTTGAGGAATTTAAGAAACTAATGGAAGGAACGCTCGAAGTAGTGGAAGTGGACGTAGACCAGGAAACTGCCCTTACGGATTTCTACACCATCGAAGCAACGCCTACATTTATCCTTTTAAGAAAAGGACAACAACTTTGGAGACAATCCGGCGAACTTACTTTGGAAAGACTGGAAAGAGCCGTGAAGGGATTTAAATCTTGA
- a CDS encoding N-acetyltransferase, producing MNIDFITLTKDNIGKEHICCAFSDKKCQESYNLKKEWLKKQFENGYVFRRLNERAKVFIEYGPAENGWVPVKADNYLLINCFWVAGQYKGKGYAKALLQTAIDDAMQQGKDGLVTVVGTKKFHFMSDTKWLLRQGFVVCEQLPTGFSLLVKKLNVDAPNPTFNESVRTGECPNKKGITVYFSNRCPFAEFHVTSSLKETAAKRNLPLEIVKLETMEQAQAAPTPATIFSLFYEGKFVTTDISACMDSRFDKAIIGK from the coding sequence ATGAACATCGACTTTATCACGCTTACTAAAGACAACATAGGGAAAGAACATATCTGCTGTGCTTTCTCGGATAAGAAATGCCAGGAAAGTTATAACCTGAAAAAGGAATGGCTGAAGAAGCAATTTGAAAACGGGTATGTTTTTCGTCGTTTGAATGAGCGAGCGAAAGTATTTATCGAATATGGCCCTGCCGAAAACGGGTGGGTTCCTGTGAAGGCCGACAATTACTTGTTGATAAACTGCTTTTGGGTAGCCGGGCAGTATAAAGGAAAAGGGTATGCGAAAGCTCTGCTCCAAACTGCGATAGATGACGCCATGCAGCAAGGTAAGGACGGTTTGGTGACAGTAGTAGGAACAAAGAAGTTTCATTTTATGAGTGATACCAAATGGCTGTTGAGACAAGGATTTGTTGTTTGCGAACAGCTTCCGACAGGATTTAGTCTGTTAGTGAAGAAATTAAATGTTGATGCTCCGAATCCGACATTTAATGAATCTGTACGAACAGGAGAATGCCCTAATAAAAAGGGTATCACTGTTTATTTCTCCAACCGTTGTCCGTTTGCGGAATTTCATGTGACGAGTTCTTTGAAGGAAACCGCCGCTAAAAGAAATCTGCCTTTGGAGATTGTTAAATTGGAGACAATGGAGCAGGCACAGGCTGCACCTACTCCGGCTACGATATTCAGCTTGTTCTATGAAGGCAAGTTTGTCACAACGGATATCAGTGCTTGTATGGATAGCCGTTTTGATAAAGCGATAATAGGGAAATAA
- the pncB gene encoding nicotinate phosphoribosyltransferase, with translation MIVRTLLDTDLYKFTTSYAYIKLFPYAMGKFSFHDRNETEYTEEFLERLKNEIDKLSRLRLTEEELEYMTRNCRFLPRVYWEWLSSFRFHPDKIKIHLDEAHHLRIEVSDFLYKATLYEVPLLAIVSEIKNQFFGNVADMDEILCKLSEKVELSNRHQLHFSEFGTRRRFSVHVQETVIGKLKETAQYCTGTSNCYFAMKYDMKMMGTHPHEWFMFHGAQFGYKHANYMALENWVNVYDGDLGIALSDTYTSGIFLSNLSRKQAKLFDGVRCDSGNEFEFIDSLVSRYKELGIDATTKTIVFSNALDFTKALEIQEYCKNKIRCSFGIGTNLTNDTGFEPSNIVMKLTQCKMNVNQEWRECIKLSDDEGKHTGSPEEVQACLHELRLN, from the coding sequence ATGATTGTTAGAACGCTACTGGATACAGACCTCTATAAGTTTACCACATCGTACGCTTATATCAAACTATTTCCCTATGCAATGGGGAAGTTCAGCTTCCATGATAGAAATGAGACTGAATATACTGAAGAATTTCTGGAAAGACTTAAAAATGAAATTGATAAGCTAAGCCGATTGAGACTTACAGAAGAAGAACTGGAATATATGACACGGAATTGCCGGTTCCTTCCGAGAGTTTACTGGGAATGGCTGTCATCCTTCCGCTTTCATCCGGATAAAATCAAGATACATTTGGATGAGGCGCATCATCTTCGCATCGAAGTCAGTGATTTTCTCTATAAAGCTACCCTGTATGAAGTACCTTTGCTTGCCATTGTATCCGAAATAAAGAACCAGTTCTTCGGCAATGTAGCCGATATGGATGAAATCTTATGCAAATTATCGGAGAAAGTGGAACTGTCCAATCGACATCAGTTACATTTCTCAGAGTTCGGTACGCGGCGGAGATTCTCTGTCCATGTGCAGGAGACGGTTATCGGAAAATTAAAAGAAACGGCACAATATTGCACAGGCACTTCCAACTGCTATTTTGCGATGAAGTACGACATGAAAATGATGGGTACTCATCCGCATGAGTGGTTCATGTTTCATGGAGCGCAATTCGGATATAAACACGCCAACTACATGGCGCTCGAAAACTGGGTGAATGTCTATGACGGTGATTTGGGCATTGCCTTATCCGATACTTATACTTCCGGTATCTTCCTCAGCAATCTCAGCCGCAAACAGGCGAAACTGTTTGACGGTGTCCGCTGCGATTCCGGTAATGAATTTGAATTTATAGACAGCCTGGTATCCCGTTACAAGGAACTGGGAATTGACGCGACCACCAAGACTATCGTTTTCAGCAATGCCCTCGATTTCACAAAAGCACTGGAGATTCAGGAATATTGCAAGAACAAAATCCGTTGTTCCTTCGGCATCGGGACAAATCTCACCAATGACACCGGATTCGAGCCTTCGAACATTGTCATGAAGCTGACACAATGCAAGATGAATGTCAATCAAGAATGGCGGGAATGCATCAAGCTATCCGATGACGAAGGCAAACATACCGGTAGTCCGGAAGAAGTACAGGCATGTTTGCATGAATTGAGATTGAATTAG
- a CDS encoding TetR/AcrR family transcriptional regulator: MEKEITKNRQATELTLIKAVNDIIEENGFEGLGINAIAAKAKVSKMLIYRYFNSLDGLIAAYIQQNDYWINFNEELPDKEHLADFIKQIFKRQIVRLRESYTLKRLYRWELSTDNKFVKELRDKREEKGLWLIEAVSRLSKHPQKETAAVASIITAAISYLALLEENCQVYNGLKIQQETGWEQLEEGINLLVDLWLQKTTLTK, translated from the coding sequence ATGGAAAAAGAGATTACCAAAAACAGGCAGGCAACGGAACTTACCCTGATTAAAGCCGTCAATGACATCATCGAAGAAAACGGTTTCGAAGGATTGGGCATCAATGCAATAGCTGCCAAAGCGAAAGTATCCAAAATGCTTATCTATCGCTATTTCAATTCATTGGATGGATTGATAGCAGCCTATATCCAACAAAATGATTATTGGATTAACTTCAACGAAGAACTCCCGGATAAGGAACACTTAGCCGATTTTATCAAGCAAATATTCAAAAGACAAATCGTCCGGCTGCGGGAAAGTTATACACTGAAACGCTTATATCGCTGGGAGCTCTCAACAGACAACAAATTCGTGAAAGAGCTGCGCGACAAGCGGGAAGAGAAAGGACTCTGGCTGATAGAAGCCGTCAGCAGGCTTTCAAAGCATCCGCAAAAGGAAACTGCCGCCGTAGCTTCCATTATCACAGCGGCTATCAGCTATCTGGCACTACTCGAAGAAAACTGCCAAGTATATAACGGACTCAAGATACAACAGGAAACCGGCTGGGAACAACTGGAAGAGGGGATTAATTTACTAGTAGACCTTTGGCTACAAAAAACAACTTTAACGAAATGA
- a CDS encoding SDR family NAD(P)-dependent oxidoreductase, whose translation MNRFDNKVVVITGAAGGIGEATTRRIVSEDGKVVIADYSEKRAEQLAAELTHAGADVRHVYFSATELQSCKELIDFSMNEYGRIDVLINNVGGTDPKRDLNIEKLDINYFDEAFHLNLCCTMYLSQQVIPIMTTNGGGNIVNVASISGLTADANGTLYGASKAGVINLTKYIATQMGKKNIRCNAVAPGLVLTPAALNNLNEDVRNIFLGQCATPYLGEPEDVAATIAFLASNDARYITGQTIVVDGGLTVHNPTVELS comes from the coding sequence ATGAACAGATTCGATAATAAAGTAGTTGTCATCACCGGTGCCGCCGGTGGTATTGGCGAAGCAACCACGCGCCGCATTGTCTCCGAAGACGGTAAAGTAGTCATCGCCGATTATTCTGAAAAAAGAGCCGAACAGCTTGCCGCCGAACTCACTCATGCAGGAGCAGACGTACGCCACGTCTATTTCTCCGCTACCGAACTTCAAAGTTGCAAAGAGCTGATTGATTTTTCCATGAATGAATATGGAAGAATAGATGTACTGATTAATAACGTAGGCGGAACCGACCCCAAACGTGACCTGAATATTGAAAAGCTGGATATTAATTATTTTGATGAAGCTTTTCATCTGAACCTTTGCTGTACGATGTATCTGTCTCAGCAGGTCATTCCTATTATGACAACCAATGGCGGCGGAAACATTGTCAATGTAGCTTCGATAAGCGGGCTTACCGCCGATGCCAACGGTACATTATACGGTGCCAGCAAAGCGGGTGTTATCAACCTGACGAAATATATCGCCACTCAAATGGGAAAGAAAAATATCCGTTGCAATGCCGTAGCTCCGGGACTGGTTCTTACCCCCGCCGCCTTAAACAATCTGAATGAAGATGTCCGTAATATATTCCTCGGCCAATGCGCTACGCCGTATTTAGGAGAACCCGAAGATGTTGCTGCAACAATCGCGTTCCTGGCATCGAATGACGCACGTTATATCACCGGTCAAACAATCGTCGTAGACGGTGGTTTGACCGTCCATAACCCGACAGTGGAGTTATCATAA
- a CDS encoding DUF1848 domain-containing protein, whose product MIISASRRTDIPAFYSQWFFNRIKEGYVLVPNPFNSKMISKVSLNPAVVDCIVFWTKNPAPMIGKLDKLQDYNYYFQFTLNSYGEKLENNLPSVSRRIDTFKRLSDKIGKEKVIWRYDPILTNEEYNVSFHQEAFARIADGLKDHTEKCMLGFIDHYQHIRNAVGQFNIQPLTKEEIEEIAVSFKKTIDAYPSIQLDTCTTKVDLRHLNIPSGLCIDKELIERIIGCPILAKKDKNQRTVCNCIESIDIGTYESCLNGCIYCYAIKGNYNTAAYNMKKHDKNSPLLIGHLSEDDVVKEREMKSLRNNQYSLF is encoded by the coding sequence ATGATAATTAGCGCCAGCCGCCGGACAGATATTCCGGCATTTTATTCGCAATGGTTTTTCAACCGGATTAAAGAAGGATATGTGCTAGTCCCCAATCCTTTCAATTCTAAAATGATTAGCAAGGTTAGTCTAAACCCTGCCGTGGTAGATTGCATCGTATTTTGGACAAAGAATCCCGCTCCGATGATTGGCAAGCTGGATAAGTTACAGGATTACAACTATTACTTTCAATTCACTCTCAACTCCTACGGTGAGAAATTAGAAAATAACCTGCCGTCTGTCAGCCGGCGGATAGACACCTTCAAGCGGCTTTCGGATAAGATTGGCAAAGAAAAGGTAATATGGCGTTATGACCCGATACTGACCAATGAGGAATACAATGTTTCTTTCCACCAGGAGGCATTCGCCCGGATTGCCGACGGACTCAAAGACCATACCGAGAAGTGTATGCTGGGATTTATCGACCACTACCAGCATATCCGTAATGCAGTAGGACAGTTCAACATCCAACCCTTGACGAAAGAAGAGATTGAAGAAATAGCTGTTTCTTTCAAAAAAACGATAGACGCATATCCGTCTATCCAATTAGATACATGTACCACTAAAGTCGATTTAAGACATCTGAATATTCCCAGCGGCTTATGTATCGACAAGGAATTGATAGAAAGAATTATCGGCTGCCCCATCCTTGCCAAGAAAGATAAGAATCAGCGTACCGTCTGCAACTGTATCGAAAGTATTGATATTGGCACTTATGAGAGTTGCCTCAACGGATGTATCTACTGTTATGCCATCAAAGGCAATTATAATACCGCGGCATATAATATGAAGAAGCATGATAAAAATTCCCCTTTACTTATCGGACATTTGTCGGAAGATGATGTAGTGAAAGAACGGGAGATGAAAAGTCTGCGAAATAATCAATATTCATTGTTTTAA
- a CDS encoding DUF6845 domain-containing protein, with amino-acid sequence MKKKILFLGALVGAFLLVSCSGGSKKQTTSTTTTTPEELDDASKVINYYHTSLIVLRHVANAKDVNAVLGYMEQNGKVPEVAPIAPPEVSARDTAELMNPGDYFNAEVRQNLKQNYKGLFTTRAQFYANFDKYLSYRQSKETAKAAKLLEENYQLSVAMSEYKQVIFDILSPLTEQAEKELLADEPLKDQIMAMRKMSGTVQSIMNLYSRKHAMDGIRIDVKMAELKKELEAAKKLPAVTSYDEELKNYQSFLSSVESFMKDMQKARDKGAYSDADYNSMSDAYEYGLSVI; translated from the coding sequence ATGAAGAAAAAAATCTTGTTTTTGGGAGCACTCGTAGGTGCTTTCTTATTGGTTTCCTGCTCGGGTGGAAGCAAGAAACAGACCACGTCCACGACCACGACCACCCCCGAAGAGTTGGACGACGCCAGTAAGGTGATAAACTATTATCATACGTCTCTCATTGTGTTGAGACACGTAGCCAATGCGAAAGATGTGAATGCTGTGTTGGGATATATGGAACAGAACGGAAAAGTACCCGAAGTTGCTCCAATCGCACCGCCGGAAGTTTCTGCAAGGGATACTGCGGAACTGATGAATCCGGGTGATTATTTTAATGCGGAAGTTCGTCAGAACCTAAAGCAGAATTACAAAGGCTTGTTTACCACACGGGCACAATTCTATGCCAATTTTGATAAATATCTTTCCTATCGGCAATCAAAAGAGACAGCGAAGGCTGCCAAACTCTTGGAAGAGAACTATCAGCTTAGTGTAGCAATGTCTGAATATAAACAAGTGATTTTCGATATTCTAAGCCCTCTGACGGAACAGGCGGAAAAGGAACTTTTGGCTGACGAGCCGCTGAAAGACCAAATCATGGCTATGCGTAAGATGTCGGGTACTGTGCAAAGTATAATGAATCTCTATTCCCGTAAACATGCAATGGACGGCATACGGATTGACGTGAAAATGGCAGAATTGAAAAAGGAACTGGAAGCCGCAAAGAAGCTTCCTGCCGTTACCAGTTATGACGAAGAATTGAAAAACTATCAGAGCTTCCTTTCTTCCGTGGAATCCTTCATGAAGGATATGCAGAAAGCCAGAGACAAAGGTGCCTACTCGGATGCGGATTACAACTCAATGTCCGATGCCTATGAATATGGTCTTTCCGTTATCTAA
- a CDS encoding MATE family efflux transporter: MNYTYKQIWLINFPVMMSILMEQLINITDAVFLGHVGEVELGAAALAGIYYLAVYMLGFGFSIGIQVMVARRNGEKHYKKTGRTFFQGLYFLSGLGIILCLLLHFASPFILRQLITSNEIYQAVIQYLDWRSFGLLFSFPFLALRSFLVGITNTKALSVASITAICINIPFNYLLIFKLDLGISGAAMASSLAEFGAFVILLLYLWTKIDKVKYGLKIVYDGKLLMKLLRLSVWSMLHAFISVAPWFLFFVAIEHLGKIELAISNITRSVSTVFFVIVNSFASTTGSLVSNLIGAGQGKELIPVCRKVLKLGYAVGLPLIVLALCGNQWIIGFYTSNDYLVKLALCPFIVMLLNYTFALPGYVYINAVTGTGKTRLAFVFQLITILVYLIYLYLLSEYFHASLTVYMTAEYLFVILLGIQSVIYLKKKFN; this comes from the coding sequence ATGAATTATACATATAAGCAAATATGGCTCATCAACTTTCCTGTGATGATGAGCATACTTATGGAACAATTAATCAATATCACTGATGCTGTCTTTCTAGGGCATGTGGGAGAAGTCGAACTCGGAGCGGCCGCACTTGCCGGAATCTATTATTTGGCTGTTTATATGCTGGGCTTCGGGTTCAGTATCGGGATACAGGTGATGGTTGCCCGTAGAAATGGGGAAAAGCACTATAAAAAGACAGGGCGTACCTTTTTCCAGGGATTATATTTTCTGTCAGGGTTGGGAATCATTCTTTGCCTGCTGCTCCACTTTGCCTCTCCCTTCATTCTGCGACAGTTGATTACTTCTAACGAAATCTATCAAGCAGTGATTCAGTATCTGGACTGGCGTAGCTTCGGACTGTTGTTCTCATTTCCTTTTTTAGCTTTACGCTCCTTTCTGGTAGGGATAACAAACACCAAGGCGTTATCCGTAGCATCTATTACAGCTATCTGCATCAACATTCCTTTTAACTATTTACTAATTTTCAAATTGGATTTGGGTATATCAGGTGCAGCTATGGCTTCTTCTTTAGCAGAGTTTGGAGCCTTTGTCATACTTCTATTATATCTGTGGACGAAGATAGACAAAGTGAAATATGGACTAAAAATAGTCTACGACGGGAAGTTATTAATGAAATTATTAAGACTTTCAGTTTGGAGCATGCTCCATGCCTTTATCAGCGTTGCTCCTTGGTTCCTGTTCTTCGTAGCTATCGAACATTTGGGAAAGATAGAGCTTGCCATCTCTAATATTACCCGTAGCGTTTCTACCGTTTTCTTTGTGATTGTCAACTCTTTTGCATCTACCACCGGTTCATTAGTCAGCAATCTGATTGGGGCGGGGCAGGGGAAAGAACTTATCCCCGTCTGCCGTAAAGTTCTTAAATTGGGCTATGCTGTGGGACTTCCACTGATAGTTCTAGCTCTTTGTGGCAATCAATGGATTATCGGATTCTATACGAGTAATGATTATTTGGTTAAACTTGCCTTGTGTCCTTTTATAGTCATGCTTTTGAATTATACATTTGCATTGCCCGGATATGTTTATATCAATGCTGTTACAGGTACGGGAAAGACACGGCTTGCATTTGTCTTCCAGTTAATCACTATCCTGGTGTATCTGATTTACCTGTATCTGCTGAGTGAATATTTTCATGCTTCCCTCACTGTGTATATGACGGCAGAATACCTGTTTGTTATTCTCTTGGGAATACAATCCGTTATCTACTTAAAGAAGAAATTCAACTAG
- a CDS encoding TIGR02757 family protein encodes MTEDIKNKLLMCAEIYHCADFITNDPVQFPHRYTLKQDIEISGLLTAIMSFGNRKQILKKADELHRLMGDSPYQYVLSRQWEIDFPSRVTNSFYRMLSYADFYGYFRRLYAAYTQFESLEEALNTYSGIPMEKLCSFLEVSAKSPQKKLNMFLRWMIRRDSAVDFGIWKSFDRKELIVPLDTHVCRVAHYFKLTDAETFSLKNACQITAALAEVFPDDPCLGDFALFGLGVNGEI; translated from the coding sequence ATGACTGAAGATATAAAGAATAAACTTTTGATGTGTGCGGAGATTTACCATTGCGCAGACTTTATAACAAACGACCCGGTGCAATTCCCTCATCGCTATACGCTGAAACAGGATATTGAAATCAGTGGCTTGCTGACCGCAATTATGAGTTTCGGCAACCGCAAACAGATATTGAAGAAAGCGGACGAACTGCACAGATTAATGGGAGATTCGCCTTATCAGTATGTGTTGTCCCGCCAGTGGGAGATCGATTTCCCTTCGAGAGTAACCAATAGCTTCTATCGTATGCTGTCGTATGCCGATTTTTATGGATACTTCCGGCGATTATATGCAGCCTATACACAGTTTGAAAGTCTGGAAGAAGCCTTGAATACGTACTCAGGAATACCTATGGAAAAGTTGTGCTCATTTCTTGAAGTATCCGCTAAAAGTCCTCAAAAGAAACTTAATATGTTTTTGCGTTGGATGATTCGTCGGGATTCGGCAGTTGATTTTGGAATTTGGAAGAGCTTTGACCGCAAAGAACTGATTGTTCCTTTGGATACACACGTCTGTCGGGTAGCCCATTATTTCAAGCTGACGGATGCGGAAACCTTTTCTTTGAAAAATGCCTGTCAGATAACGGCAGCATTGGCTGAGGTCTTCCCGGATGATCCATGTTTGGGCGATTTTGCCTTGTTCGGATTAGGGGTGAATGGGGAGATTTAA
- a CDS encoding DUF1905 domain-containing protein has translation MKYEFTAKVWNYSSTVGTGGWHIACLPKEMSKEIRENLGFLEEGWGRLKMTAKIGNTQWETAIWFDTKLDTYLLPLKAEIRKKEKITTDKEIEIMIWI, from the coding sequence ATGAAATACGAGTTTACTGCAAAAGTTTGGAACTACTCATCGACCGTCGGAACGGGCGGTTGGCACATAGCCTGCCTGCCGAAAGAGATGTCCAAAGAAATAAGAGAGAATCTCGGATTCTTAGAGGAAGGCTGGGGACGGTTGAAGATGACGGCCAAAATCGGCAATACCCAATGGGAAACCGCAATCTGGTTTGACACCAAACTTGATACTTATTTACTTCCTCTCAAAGCGGAAATCAGGAAAAAGGAAAAGATCACAACTGATAAAGAAATAGAGATTATGATTTGGATTTAA
- the ung gene encoding uracil-DNA glycosylase has translation MNVRIEPSWKQQLQEEFDKPYFEKLVTFVKDEYKRAHVLPLGHQIFHIFNSCPFEKVKVVILGQDPYPNPGQYYGVCFSVPEGVAIPGSLSNIFKEIHQDLGKPIPTSGNLDRWVAQGVFPLNSVLTVRAHETGSHRNMGWEIFTDAVIRKLSEKRENLIFMLWGSYAKEKLSLIDTSKHLVLTTVHPSPRSAEYGFFGCKHFSKANAFLHSKGIEEIDW, from the coding sequence ATGAATGTCAGAATAGAGCCAAGTTGGAAACAACAATTACAAGAAGAATTTGACAAACCATACTTCGAAAAGTTGGTTACATTCGTCAAAGATGAATATAAACGGGCACACGTCCTCCCTCTTGGACATCAGATTTTTCATATATTCAATTCCTGTCCCTTCGAAAAAGTAAAAGTAGTTATCCTTGGACAAGACCCTTATCCCAATCCCGGACAATATTATGGAGTCTGTTTTTCTGTACCTGAGGGAGTAGCTATCCCCGGTTCACTAAGTAACATCTTCAAAGAGATACATCAGGACTTGGGAAAACCAATTCCAACTTCCGGCAATTTGGACCGTTGGGTTGCTCAAGGGGTATTCCCGCTGAACTCAGTTCTTACCGTACGTGCACACGAGACCGGTTCTCACCGAAATATGGGCTGGGAAATCTTCACAGACGCAGTTATCAGGAAACTAAGCGAAAAACGGGAGAATTTGATATTTATGCTTTGGGGAAGTTATGCGAAAGAGAAATTATCTTTGATAGATACCAGCAAACATTTGGTACTAACCACTGTTCATCCCTCTCCCCGCTCTGCCGAATATGGTTTCTTCGGTTGCAAACACTTCAGCAAAGCCAATGCTTTCTTGCATAGTAAGGGAATAGAAGAAATTGATTGGTAA
- a CDS encoding RNA recognition motif domain-containing protein: MNIYIAGLSYRTNDADLTNLFAEFGEISSAKVIFDRETGRSRGFAFVEMPNDAEGQKAIDELNGVEYDQKVISVSVARPRAEKPSYGGNRGGGYNNSRRY, from the coding sequence ATGAACATTTACATCGCAGGTTTAAGTTATCGTACAAACGATGCTGACTTAACAAATTTATTTGCAGAGTTTGGAGAAATTTCTTCAGCTAAAGTAATTTTTGATAGAGAGACTGGTAGATCCAGAGGATTCGCTTTCGTAGAAATGCCGAATGATGCAGAAGGACAAAAGGCAATTGATGAATTGAATGGCGTTGAATATGACCAGAAGGTTATTTCAGTAAGCGTAGCACGCCCTCGTGCTGAAAAACCGTCATACGGTGGAAACCGTGGAGGTGGTTACAACAATTCTAGAAGATATTAA
- a CDS encoding DEAD/DEAH box helicase — translation MTFKDLKITEPILKAIEEKGYTVPTPIQEKAIPAALTKRDILGCAQTGTGKTASFAIPIIQHLHENKEPGKRQGIKALILTPTRELALQISECIDDYSKYTRVCHGVIFGGVNQRPQVDMLHKGIDILVATPGRLLDLMNQGHIHLDKIQYFVLDEADRMLDMGFIHDIKRILPKLPKEKQTLFFSATMPDSIIALTKSLLKNPVKIYITPKSSTVDSIRQIIYFVEKKEKSQLLISILQKAEEQSVLVFSRTKHNADKIVRILGKAGIGSQAIHGNKSQAARQSALGNFKSGKTRVMVATDIASRGIDINELPLVINYDLPDVPETYVHRIGRTGRAGNEGTALTFCSQEERKLVNDIQKLTGKKLNKASYTI, via the coding sequence ATGACATTTAAAGATTTAAAAATAACCGAACCGATTTTAAAAGCAATTGAAGAAAAAGGATATACTGTGCCGACTCCTATTCAGGAAAAAGCGATTCCTGCCGCATTGACGAAAAGGGATATATTAGGTTGTGCACAAACGGGAACAGGAAAGACTGCTTCGTTTGCAATTCCTATCATCCAGCATTTACATGAAAACAAAGAGCCCGGTAAGCGTCAGGGTATCAAAGCGCTGATATTAACGCCTACTCGCGAACTTGCTTTGCAAATCAGTGAGTGTATTGATGATTATTCAAAATATACCCGTGTGTGTCACGGGGTTATTTTCGGCGGTGTCAATCAGCGTCCACAGGTTGATATGTTGCATAAAGGCATTGATATTTTGGTCGCAACTCCGGGGCGTTTGCTTGATTTGATGAACCAGGGACATATACACTTGGACAAGATACAATATTTTGTGCTTGATGAGGCAGACCGCATGCTCGATATGGGATTTATTCATGATATTAAGCGGATATTGCCAAAGCTCCCGAAAGAAAAGCAGACCTTGTTTTTCTCTGCGACAATGCCGGATAGCATTATTGCATTAACAAAATCTCTGTTGAAGAACCCGGTGAAGATTTATATCACTCCAAAATCATCTACGGTAGATTCAATAAGGCAAATCATTTATTTTGTAGAAAAGAAGGAGAAGAGCCAGCTCTTAATCTCAATTTTGCAAAAAGCGGAAGAGCAATCGGTATTAGTCTTCTCGCGTACGAAGCATAATGCTGATAAGATTGTCAGAATATTAGGTAAAGCAGGTATTGGCAGTCAGGCTATTCATGGAAACAAGAGCCAGGCAGCCAGACAGTCTGCACTGGGAAACTTCAAATCGGGAAAAACCAGAGTAATGGTAGCAACCGATATTGCTTCCAGAGGAATTGATATTAACGAATTGCCGTTGGTTATTAATTATGATCTTCCTGATGTACCCGAAACGTATGTACATCGTATCGGGCGTACCGGAAGGGCAGGAAATGAAGGAACAGCACTAACGTTCTGTTCGCAGGAAGAACGCAAGCTCGTCAATGATATTCAGAAGTTGACGGGTAAGAAACTGAATAAAGCTAGTTATACTATCTAA
- a CDS encoding cold shock domain-containing protein — translation MAKFMTVSKRENEKKRLAKREEKLKKKESKKLSGKTNSFDDMIAYVDENGMITSTPPADDIQKDEINPNEIVIATPKKEEEEPVILRGRVEFFNVAKGFGFIKNLAGVEKYFFHVNNTVSEIAENDIVTFDLKHGLKGMNAVNVTLEKK, via the coding sequence ATGGCAAAATTCATGACAGTTAGTAAACGTGAAAATGAAAAGAAAAGACTTGCAAAAAGAGAAGAAAAACTGAAAAAGAAAGAAAGTAAGAAACTATCAGGTAAAACGAATAGCTTTGATGATATGATTGCTTATGTGGATGAGAACGGGATGATAACTTCGACTCCACCGGCTGATGATATCCAAAAAGATGAAATTAATCCGAATGAGATAGTAATAGCTACTCCGAAGAAGGAGGAAGAGGAGCCTGTTATCTTGAGAGGTCGTGTTGAATTCTTTAATGTAGCAAAGGGGTTTGGCTTTATTAAAAATCTTGCCGGAGTTGAGAAGTATTTTTTTCATGTGAACAATACTGTGTCAGAAATTGCAGAGAATGATATTGTAACATTTGACTTAAAACATGGTCTGAAGGGGATGAATGCTGTTAATGTAACTTTGGAAAAGAAATAG